A window of Candidatus Binataceae bacterium contains these coding sequences:
- a CDS encoding enoyl-CoA hydratase-related protein, with translation MAYETLLYEVADEIATITLNRPAKMNAYTAEMGREIAEAMLQADRDRSARVVIMTGAGERAFCAGADMSMFASNIKTREQHGSVEEGRGGGISLPVIMRNLSKPTIAAINGYALGVGCTMTLLFDVRIASDNAKLGVIFPRVGLMSELGSSYLMPRLIGLSRTAEMMLTGRQYGAQDCLAMGLVSQVVPGAELKAKSRELASEMLQCSPFSLAMTRKALYQGLEGNLESAMQFEGFALEKCYVSPEHKEYVTAFMEKRKPEFGKLRK, from the coding sequence ATGGCCTACGAAACGCTTCTGTACGAAGTTGCCGACGAGATCGCCACGATCACTCTGAATCGCCCGGCCAAGATGAACGCCTATACCGCCGAAATGGGTCGCGAGATCGCCGAGGCGATGCTGCAGGCCGACCGCGACCGCAGCGCGCGGGTCGTGATCATGACCGGGGCGGGTGAGCGCGCCTTCTGCGCGGGAGCGGACATGAGCATGTTTGCTTCCAACATCAAAACGCGTGAACAGCACGGCAGCGTCGAGGAAGGACGCGGCGGCGGTATCTCGCTGCCCGTCATCATGCGCAATCTCTCCAAGCCCACGATTGCGGCGATCAACGGCTATGCGCTGGGGGTCGGTTGTACCATGACGCTGCTGTTCGATGTGCGCATCGCGTCCGACAACGCGAAGCTCGGGGTGATTTTTCCGCGCGTCGGCCTGATGAGCGAGCTTGGCTCCAGCTACCTGATGCCGCGGTTGATAGGTTTATCCCGCACCGCCGAGATGATGCTGACCGGCCGCCAATACGGCGCGCAAGACTGCCTGGCGATGGGCCTGGTGAGCCAGGTCGTCCCGGGAGCGGAATTGAAGGCAAAGTCGCGTGAGCTCGCATCCGAGATGCTCCAATGCTCGCCCTTCTCCCTGGCGATGACGCGTAAGGCGCTCTACCAGGGACTGGAAGGGAACCTCGAAAGCGCGATGCAGTTTGAAGGCTTTGCACTCGAGAAGTGCTACGTCTCCCCCGAGCATAAGGAGTACGTGACCGCCTTTATGGAAAAGCGCAAGCCCGAGTTTGGAAAGCTCAGAAAGTAA